The Piliocolobus tephrosceles isolate RC106 chromosome 12, ASM277652v3, whole genome shotgun sequence genome includes the window tcaggtttctcactgttggtGATGAGAGtgagtgtctgttcatgtcctttgctcatttttaaatggagttcctcggtttttgcttttttttttttttttttttttttttgttttttgagacagggtctcgctctgtcgctcaggctggagtacagcagcataatcatggctcactgcagcttcagcctcccaggctcaagtgatcctttcacctcagccttctgagtaactgggaatagaagtgcatgccaccattcccggctaatttttgtatttcttacagagacgggttttcaccatgttgcccaggctggtctcaaacttctgggctctcaaatgcctgcctcagcctcccaaagtgctgggattacaggcgagagccactgctctGGGCATGTTGAATTGTTTAACTGGTTTATGTaatagattctggttattagacctttgttggatgcctagtttgcaaatcttttctcccattctgtagattgtctgtgtACTTAACCATTCTGAATCCATGTTTCATCTTTGTGAATACACACTCAACTCCCTTGCCCAATTCTCCATTTTACTCCACTGGCAAAGCTCCAACGCTATATGAATTTTGTAATTTGTCATTTTGGAGCCTGCACCCAAACTGCTGAATAGTGCAGGAGAATATCACACAACTGAGCTGATTGGTTTCATTTTAAGTTAGATCCATGAGAATGGATCTTAAGTGTCCCTTACAGTCCATTAAACACAAAGGTCAAGAGTTCCTCGATTGTGCTCTGAATACCATCCCTCTTTTTCTCCTCAAGGAATCTGTTCCTTCAgttatcttctttctcttctgcaatagcaatctctccttctcctttggATCATTTCCATCAGAGTTCAAGCAAGCTCTGGTACTgctaatcttaaaaaataaacagtctcCCTTGACCAAGATAAATCTACCTTCAACTTCTATCCCATTTATTTGTTCCTCTATATTACCAACTTCTCATATATAAAATTGTCAACATATGTTGTCTCCACTTCCTGCTGTCCCATTAAATCCTCAATCCATTTCAGTCAGACCTTCACCCCCTACCATTTCACCAAAACAGTTATTGTCACCAATGACCTACATGTTGCCAAATTGAATGGGCACTTATCTGTCCTCATTTTACTCACACTGTCAGCAGCATTCAGCACGGTTGACCACTCCTTTCATTTTGAAGTacactttccttttgcctttcttGACACCACAATGTTTTGGTTTTTCTCCTAACTTCTTAGCCACTCCTCACTCTCCTTTGCTACCTGTTCTTCCTTTatcttatgtttaaatattaGTATTCTTCAGTGATTTGCCCTATACCCTCCTCTTTTCAATCCACATCCTTTCATTGGGTGATCTCATCCATTCTCATaaatttaatgcatttatttatttatttatttttgtgacaggatcttactctatctgtcaggctggagtgcagtggcaccattccagctccctgcaacctctgccccctgggctccagagattttcccaccccagcctcccgagtagctaagactacaggcatgtgccaccacatcaagctagtttttgtatttttttgtagagatggggtctcaccatgttgtccaggctggtctcgaactcctgagctcaagctatttgcccgcctcagcttcccatagtgctaggattacaaacctgagccatgatgcccagccGATTCTCATGGAGTTAAATGCCATTTTTGCCACTCTAAAAGGAAgccttggcatggtggctcacgcctgtattcccaccactttgggaggccaaggtgggtggatcacttgaggtcaagagtttgaggccagcctggtcaacatggtgaaaccccctctctactgaaataaaaattagcctggtgtggtggcaggtgcctatagtcccagctacctgggaggctgaggcaggtgaatcacttaaactcaggaggcagagattgcattgagccgaaattgcatcactgcatactccagcctgagtgacagagtgagactctatctcaaaaaaaaaaaaaaaaaaaaaaggaagccttATATTCATTAGTGGATTAGTGGTCACTTCCTCCCCTATCCCCACCCCTGGCTCCTGGCAACTATTAACCTGCTTTCTGTATACAGATTTACCTACTCTGGAAATTTcacgtaagtggaatcatacaatttgTGGTCCTTTTTGActgctttctttcatttaagataatatttttaaagtttatccgttttgtggcatgtatcagtatttcattcctttttatgactgaatactattccattgtattgatataccacatttatttatccattaatctgtagatgggcatttgggctgtttccactttttggctattatggatAATGGTGctgtgaatattcatgtacaggtttttgtgtggccatggaatactacacatcctttaaaaaagtgaaattatgtcctttgcagcaacatggatgcagctagagaaCATTACCCTAATATAactaatacaaaaacagaaaaacaaacaccacatgttctgacttataagtgggagctaaacatttggTATTCATGGACATGAAGATGGCAAAAATAGACAATGGTGACTTATCAGTGGGgggaagggttgaaaaactattagaaattatgctcagtacctgggtgacaggaccaGTTATACCCCAAACCCGAGCATCATTTAATATACCCgagtaacaaacctgtacatgtaaccccaaaatctaaaataaaagttgatattataaaaataaaaatgaaataaaaaatttttgtgtggacattttttttttcatttctcctgagtATATAACTAGGAGtagaactgctgggtcatatggtcctCCATGTTTAACATTTCAAGAAActgccaggctgttttcaaaatggctgcaccactttacattcccatcagcagtatatgagagctccaatttctctacattctcaacacttattatctgactttttaGTTACATTTATCATGTGGGTGTGAACTAGTATCtcgtgattttgatttgcattccctgaTAGTTAATGATGTTGAAGATCTTTTTACGTGCTTATTGGCTATGTGTATctcttttttgaagaaatgtctattcagactcttttcccatttttaaattgggttattagtctttttattgttgagttgtaagagttctttacatattctagatacaagtcccttaACAAACATATGATTGGCAAActgtttctcccattctgtgggttctctttctacatttttttttttttttctgagattgagtcttgttctgtcacccatgctggagtgcagtgccatgatctcggctcactacaacctctgcctcccgagttcaagccatcctcccacctcagctcccgagtagctgggactacaggcatgtgccatcatgcctggctaatttttgtatttttgtagagatggggttttaccatgttgcccaggctggtcttgaactcgtgagctcgagcagtccacccaccttggcctcccaaagtgctgagattataggcatgagccactgcaccccgcccaAGATCTTGAAGATTTAtatctatgttttcttccaagaattttattgtattagctcttacatttagctcatttatccattttgggttaattttagtatatggtgtaaggtatagacccaaatttattcttttgcacATGTGTATCCATTGTCCACCATGTGTATACCCAGTTGTGCACCATTTGCTTAAAAGGTTCTTCTTTCTCCCATTTAATGGTCTTTAACACTgttatcaaaaatcaattgactataaatgtAAGGGTTACCTCTGGACTGTCAATTCTATCCCATTGATCTACGTGTCtattcttatgccagtaccatgctgtcttatgtattgtagctttgtagtaagttttgaaatcaggaagtgtgagtcctccaactttgttcttctctttcaagattgttttggctaagCTGACTAttgtatttccatatgaattttaggatccgCGTGTCAATTTTTTTCCCTAGTAGTTTGAAAAAACACTTAAGAGCttatcaatttctacaaaaaaaagccagctgaaacttttgataagaattgcattgaatctatagattaatttGCAGGTTATTGTcctcttaacaatattaattcttccaatccatgaatatggaatatctttccatttatttaggtcttctttaattacttttgacaatgttttgtagttttcagagtataCGTTTGGCGCTTCTTTTGTTAAACCTGCTTTTAagtattttgctctttttgacgctattgtaaatgaaattgctttcttaatttgattttggatttattgctagtgtatagaaatacagttgattttgtatattcATCTTGTATGACACAACATTGCTGAACTATGAGCTCTAATAGACCTTTTTGTGGAtgccttaggattttctatatacaagaccATGCCACCtgtaaataaagataattttgcttattttttccaaTCTAGgtgtctttcatttcattttcttgcctaaatGTCCTAACTAGAAccttcagtacaatgttgaatagaaatgtcTTGTTCCTGATCCTAGGAAAGCTATCAGTCTTTCGCAATtgatgatgttagctgtggagtTTTCACATGCCCTTTATCAGAGTGAGGAAGTTCtgttctattcctagtttgttgagtgtttttatcatgaaaaggtattgaattttttcaaatactttttctgggTCTTTTGAGATGACTGTGtgttttttatcctttattctatTGATGCACTCAGCACGATTTTGAAGAACATATTGTAAGAACTACTGGAGGAGTCTTCTAGTCACACAGTAGGAAAGTCCCTTTACTTAACCAAAAATATGTTTCACAAGACATTGTTAAAAGCCTTTTCTGAGCCTAGGAAAACAATTGCTCTTCAGGAGCAATCCAAGTGGACAGCCACTAGAAAGAGTGGTTAAAAGATACTCCAATATACCCCTCAAGAAACACTCTGTGATAACAACAAAttttagttgtgtgactttgcaaaccccttttttttattttgagaaagttaCAGAGGAAAGATACTCAAACATTAGTAAACTCCATTACTATATGCAGAATAAGCTGAATTGGCCAGAAATACATGTTGGATGTTCTTCCTTCTCCCATTAGATTGTGGAGTCTGAGTGATTCTGGATGTCAAGGCAGAAAGGAGAGCACAGTTAAGAAGTTTGCTTGAAGGAGACAAAGATCAGATGCAATATAGTCAGTGGGATAATTCCCTGAGAAAAAGGAAACTCAAAGAGAGGCTTGCATCTATGGCATGagtgaaggaaagggaaagagacaaTACAGTACCCTGATTAAGGGCACCAGCTTTGACACAGACTCCTTTggtttgaatcccaactctgccacttcctagttagtgactttgagcaaattacttTACCTCTTcaatcctcagtttcctcacctatataATTGGCACAGAGTGGTTAAGAATAAGATATTGTGTTTTAAAGCCTCTGGCaaaatgcctagcacataatagTTACTCCATAAAAATTGACATTCCAATTCCTCCctgattcagaaaaaaaagttactgatCAGAGAGAATTAATTCAAGTTATAGAGTAAAGGATTCAGGAGGGgggcatttattttttcaaactttccAGACAAAAGGTCATGAACCCTGGAGATACATGCTTGGTTTCATGTGGTATCAATTTAGTTTCTTTACACAAGGATTAAGCTAAAGGGAAAGTTTGTAAGTCTTGGTATCAgagtgcttttttaaaatttaatttaatttaattttaagttccaggatacatgtgcaggacgttcaggtttgttacataaataaatatgtgccatggtggtttgctgcacagattaagccccacatgcattagttGTTTATCCTGATGccctctcccatcccccaccaacaggtcccagtgtatgttgttcccctccctgagtCCACGTTTTCttattattcagctcccacttataagtgagaacctgcggtttttggttttctcttcctgcgttagtttgctgaggataatcgcttccagctccatccctgtccctgcaaaggacataatttcattctttttttatagctacatagtattctatgatgtatatgtaccacattttctttatccagtctatcattgatggacatttgggttgattcctcAAGTGCTTTTGACTGTATGTTAGCAGAAAATCCTGCCACAAGCtggcttaaacaataaaatataatgtatcatCTCATATACAGAACATCCAGACATAGTGCATGCTGCAAGGTTAGTTGACTCAGCAACTAGATAATCTCATGAGCAACACAGGTTCTTTGGTCCCTCTCTCTGCCATCTAAAATGTCCTATTCATCCTAAAGCTAGtttattttgtggttttaagAAAGCTGTCTGCAGTAATCACTATATGCATGCTTATTCATATCCAATAGGAAGGAGAGATACAGCctctccttcatgctaaaactaAAAATCCTTCATTCGAGCTCACTGGGGTCTCCATTGGTCGCTGTCCATCCCTCAACTTATTAATATAACTTTAGAATTGTCCACTTCTGATTGGCTTAAGCCTAGGTTCCTAAACCAATCACTAGCAAGAGGGAGAGGATTATCATAACTGATTTACACTAATCAGGACCATGAAAATTAGGGAATTAATCCAAAATGTCCAGTATCCAGCTAAGAGGGGTTACAGAAACAGCAGAGGAAATGGAAGGGAAGAAACTACAAGTAAGTGATCCAAGgcttaagatttaatgactgtcctactgggtttcagacttgcatgggaccagtaggccctttgttttggtcaatttcttccattttgaatgggagcatttatccgatgcctgtacccacattgtatcttggaagtaattaacttgcttttgattttacagactcataagTAGAAGGGACTtatcttgtctcagatgagattttggaatgTGGACTTTGGAGTTAATACTGAAGTGAGTTAAGACTGAGGGACTATTCAGAaaggatgattgtattttgcaatgtgagaaggacatgagatttgggaggagccaggggtgAAATGACATAGTTTGAATTTGTGtcctgtccaaatctcatgtctaattGGAGGAGGGGACTGgttggaggtgactggatcatgggggtggatttcccccttgccgttcttgtgatagtgagttatcatgagatctgatgatttaaaagtgtgtggcacttcccccatTGCTCTCTCACTCGCTCTCCTACCCTACAATGGTAAGATGTGCttacttccccttccccttctgccatgattgtaagtttcctgaggactctcAGTCATGCCTCCTGTTAAGCCTatagaactgtgaatcaattaaacctttttgcttcataaattacccagtctcaggtagttctttacagcagtgtgaaaatggactaatataggaGTAAACCACAAAAGGGATAAACACAGGATCCATGAAATAGTCAGTCCAATTCAGGACTACAGTGAAGAAAAATCTCTGGATGGGAACTATTGTCGAGGGCAGTGGTTTGCAGCCAGTTGTGATTTTGCCTCCCCACTGGCCTGGCAGAAACAATtggtaatgtctggagacatttttggttgtcacaagttggagagtgtgtgcatgtgtgtgtgtgtgcgtgcgcacaaATGTGTGCTACTGTATTTAGTGGGTATATGAGGCCAAGGATACTGAATTCTACAATGCACAACACAGCCTTCCACAACAAATAATTCTCTGGTCCAAAACATCAGTAGGGCTGAGATTGAGAAATCCTGGTCTAGAGAGTAACAAATCCAGATCAGAATAGGAGAACAGACAGATCATGGAGAGGAAAGTAGGAGAATTgtcaggcgctgtggctcacgcctgtaatcccagcactttgggaggccgaggttggtggatcacggttcgagaccagcctggccaatatggtgaaaccctgtctctactaaaaaatacaaaaattagccatgtgtggtggcacgcacctgtagtcccagctactcgggaagctgaggcagaagaattgcttgaacccagaagggagaggttgcagtgagctgagatcgtgccactgaactccagcctgggcaacacagtgagactttgaaaaaaaaaaaaagtaggagaaTATCCATGGAAAGCTTAGTTTTTTACAGAGTTTGAAGGAAATTAAGGGGTGCAATGAtggcaaataaaagaaatagagaatggtaaataaaaattccagaagaaaagaTACAGTTGTTGGACTCTCCATAGCTTTGCAgggaactttatttatttatttacttacttatttacttatttttgagatagggtctcactctgccagccaggctggagtgcagtggaacaatttCAGTTCACggtgacctccgcctcctgggctcaggaggaATCACTATCCTAttacctcagcctgctgagtagctgggaccactggcacataccaccatgcccagcaatttttgtatttttggtaaagacagggcttcgccatgttgcccaggctggtcctgaactcctgacctcaagtgatctgcctacctcagtctcccaaaatgctaggattagaagcatgagccactgcacctggccagggaaCAATATTTATATAGTCACAGTAATAAAATACTCTTTACTAATTGTAAACTTCTGGAATTAACTGAAAGGCAGAGCACAGACAACTTTATCATCAACTTTGACAATGTAAAAACACAAATGTAGATGAAAAAAGCCAGAAAGtaaaaggggaaggaggaaagatgaagaaaaggcaaAAGGACATTAACATCTTCATCTTACAAAGTGGGGAGTACTATATGGTGGAACAATAAAAAAATGGAGttacatttgtatatattaaaGTTATAGGAGGACCTGTAGTAAACTGTATAACTCATCACTAATATTCAGGGTCTTTTCCTACAGATTCTTCTCCACTCCCTCAGAATCAGTTTTGACAACATGTTTTGAGAACGGAAATGTGAGCAAAAGTGACGGATATCATTTCTGGGTGGAAACTTGAGGAGCCAGGACATGATTTGTCACTCTGTTTTTCCCTCTGTCACCATCATTCCAGATAGTGATTATACTATTAGCCTGGGCCCCAGAAGGAAGACAATCATGGCATGGAGCAGACCCCCACACCGTGTGATCAGCAATGGGAATGTAGTGGGAGGAACAGAGCTTAGTAATTTTAAGCACTAAAATTTTTTGATTGTTTATTACTGCAGCATAACCTAAGTTATGCTATGTAACAGTAAAGAAAGTAGCTACAGACGCTCATTGACTTATAATGGGGTTACATCCTGATAGGCTCATTGTAAATTGAATGTACtgttaagttgaaaatgcatttaatgcatCTAACCTCTCAAATATAGCATAGCATaacctaccttaaatgtgctcagaacactttaCATTAGCCTACacttgggcaaaatcatctaactcaaagcttattttataataaagtgttaagTATCTCAAGCAATTTGTTGAATactatactgaaagtgaaaaacgaAATAGTTGTATGAGTACctgaagtatggtttctactgaatgcatatcacttttaTACCATTATAAAGTCAAAACATTGTAAGCCAAGCCATTGTAACTCAGGAACCGTCTGTAAAGTGTTGTGAACTATATTGAGAGGATGGAGAGTAGAGAAGTGCAAATGGGGGTGTAAGTGAGCTAAATTCTCATCTCTGAAAGCAGAAAGTCAGTAGATAGcgtttaaaaagaaagtaagcaGTCATGTTATTTGGAGATATGGAGGAAACtaccaagaaacaaacaaaccaaaaactaataaaaaataattaaccgTTATCGTCCAGGGAATAGGCGTAGGATAGGAAGAGGTGGGGCaggaggatttttgtttttattacaaattcTTCCAGACTTTTCTATGTTTTCAAATAACAGTGTTTGTGTTTctcttgataattttttaaaatttccacttaTTTAACTGTGTTTTATGCAagctctaaaaaaaattataatttcaggCTGCAGGAACATGGCCATAGAATCCAATGGAAATCTTCTTAAAAGGGAAGTTGTGCTTTGGTTGACTCTGATCTTACATACCTAATTTGTTCCCGAAGAACACTTCACTTTAGACCACCTAACAGTCAAACTGGTAATCTGAAAAGCACCTTCAAAATTCAGACAAaagtaaatggatttttttttgtttctgccatttaataaattttcagagaaagaaatacatcAACAATAAGGTAATTTAAACTTGGAATTGGCTATTTGCAGACTTGAGGTTGGTCTATAACACACTTTTCAAGGGGTTAGAgttaaaactttttctctatgGATTGTTTTAGATCTGACTCTGTCTTCCAAAGCCTCCTCTACCAGAATGAAAATCTTCACGAAACTCATCCCTTACCTGACCCCCAGATTTACCGCGACCATACTGTTGACCTTCTCTAAAACCTATATCCCAATCAGTGCGGATAATCCATTCATCTAGGCAGGTCCCATTTAGAAACCACATGGCATTTTCAGCATCAGCTCTATTATGGTATTCTACAAAGCAGAAGCCACatgctgttttctttattttatccaGGCCCATAAAGATATTCTTGATATC containing:
- the NCBP2L gene encoding nuclear cap-binding protein subunit 2-like, which gives rise to MSKGLRILCKDPVLELSCCRDHQFSGSKFQQEKLLKESSTMSMRNLSFYTTKEKIHELFSRSDIKNIFMGLDKIKKTACGFCFVEYHNRADAENAMWFLNGTCLDEWIIRTDWDIGFREGQQYGRGKSGGQVRDEFREDFHSGRGGFGRQSQI